The proteins below come from a single Ochotona princeps isolate mOchPri1 chromosome 13, mOchPri1.hap1, whole genome shotgun sequence genomic window:
- the LOC101535592 gene encoding stearoyl-CoA desaturase translates to MLTHLQQEPARSLLPCGIRKSSGCHCLLCLLFPDLLFPPIQVSSSYTNTTATVTTPHSRLPQGAEDKLGKNPLPTEEDIRPEFKDDIYDPSYRDEEGPRPKLQYVWRNIILMALLHIGALYGITLVPSCKFHTWLWVYFYRVISGLGVTAGAHRLWTHRTYKARLPLRLFLIIADTMAFQNDVFEWARDHRAHHKFSETNADPHNSRRGFFFSHVGWLLVRKHPAVKEKGRLLDLSDLKAEKLVMFQRRYYKPAVLLMCFILPTFVPWYFWGETFRHSLYVATFLRYVIVLNATWLVNSAAHMYGYRPYDKNINPRENALVSLSTMGEGFHNYHHSFPYDYSTSEYRWHINFTTFFIDCMAALGLAYDRKRVSKAAILARIRRTGDGSHKSS, encoded by the exons ATGCTTACCCACTTGCAGCAGGAG CCTGCCCGCTCCCTTCTCCCTTGTGGGATCAGAAAGTCAAGTGGCTGCCACTgcctcctctgtctcctctttcctgacctcctcttccctcccataCAGGTCTCCAGCTCCTACACAAACACAACCGCTACTGTCACCACACCCCACTCCaggctcccacagggtgcagaggACAAGCTGGGGAAGAACCCCCTGCCCACCGAGGAAGACATCCGTCCTGAGTTCAAAGATGACATCTATGACCCCAGCTACCGGGACGAGGAGGGCCCCAGGCCCAAGCTCCAGTATGTCTGGAGAAACATCATCCTCATGGCTCTGCTACACATCGGAGCCCTGTATGGGATCACCTTGGTGCCCAGTTGCAAGTTCCACACCTGGCTCTGGG TGTATTTCTACAGAGTGATCAGTGGCCTGGGAGTCACAGCAGGAGCACACCGTCTGTGGACCCACAGGACATACAAAGCCCGGCTGCCCCTGCGGCTCTTCTTGATCATTGCTGACACCATGGCCTTCCAG AATGATGTGTTTGAATGGGCCCGAGACCACCGTGCCCACCACAAGTTCTCAGAAACCAACGCCGATCCCCATAACTCCAGACGTGGCTTCTTCTTCTCTCACGTGGGCTGGCTGCTGGTACGCAAACACCCGGCCGTTAAGGAGAAGGGCAGGCTGTTGGACCTGTCTGACCTCAAAGCTGAGAAACTGGTGATGTTCCAGAGAAG GTACTACAAACCTGctgtcctgctgatgtgcttcATCCTGCCCACGTTCGTGCCCTGGTATTTCTGGGGTGAAACTTTCCGACATAGCTTGTATGTGGCCACTTTTCTGCGTTATGTTATAGTGCTCAATGCCACCTGGCTGGTGAACAGTGCTGCCCACATGTATGGATATCGCCCGTATGACAAGAACATTAACCCCCGAGAGAATGCACTGGTTTCTCTCTCAACCATGG GTGAGGGCTTCCACAACTACCACCACTCCTTTCCCTATGACTACTCCACCAGCGAGTACCGCTGGCACATCAACTTCACCACATTCTTCATCGACTGCATGGCTGCCCTGGGCCTGGCTTATGACCGGAAGAGAGTATCCAAGGCTGCCATCTTGGCCAGGATTAGGAGGACTGGAGATGGAAGTCACAAAAGTAGCTGA